In the Juglans microcarpa x Juglans regia isolate MS1-56 chromosome 6D, Jm3101_v1.0, whole genome shotgun sequence genome, one interval contains:
- the LOC121235482 gene encoding uncharacterized protein LOC121235482 — MVASGIFLPIKPPQAGKVHPCNINENDPRLQNLPPDGTPNVMSIGKYALSLIAMLISFITICGIISTFAWFTFKSKDPTLRVDSLSLSTFDTSNSTLTAIYEVGLTFHNPNDVLKLDFEEMEVFVFYKRHYAFAGSTMEPFSMDVKETKSLNATLGKIGAHWIWEDSVVEEIRGDRKKGTVGFDFLIRETVIFKGPWWLWWKGKETVAHYCSNLEVLFVNATDVGRLRKGVNGAPARCHEVG; from the coding sequence aTGGTTGCAAGCGGCATATTCCTACCCATTAAACCTCCACAGGCAGGGAAAGTGCACCCATGTAACATCAATGAAAACGACCCTCGGCTTCAAAACTTGCCACCCGACGGTACTCCTAACGTCATGAGCATCGGCAAATACGCTCTATCCCTAATTGCCATGCTGATTTCCTTTATCACCATTTGCGGGATTATCTCCACCTTTGCGTGGTTCACCTTCAAATCAAAAGATCCTACTCTTCGTGTCGACTCGCTATCTTTATCTACATTCGACACCTCCAACTCCACGTTGACAGCCATTTACGAGGTCGGCCTCACCTTTCATAACCCGAACGAtgtcttgaaacttgatttcgAGGAAATGGAGGTCTTTGTCTTCTACAAAAGACACTATGCTTTCGCGGGCTCAACGATGGAGCCTTTCAGCATGGACGTGAAGGAAACGAAGTCCCTGAATGCAACGCTTGGGAAGATCGGAGCGCACTGGATATGGGAGGACTCGGTGGTTGAAGAGATTAGAGGGGATAGAAAGAAAGGGACGGTGGGGTTCGATTTCCTAATAAGAGAAACGGTAATATTCAAGGGTCCATGGTGGTTGTGGTGGAAAGGGAAGGAAACAGTGGCGCACTATTGTTCGAATTTGGAGGTCCTGTTCGTGAATGCCACAGACGTCGGAAGGTTGAGAAAAGGTGTGAACGGTGCTCCCGCAAGGTGCCACGAAGTTGGGTAG
- the LOC121234718 gene encoding MOB kinase activator-like 1B, producing MSLFGLGRNQRTFRPKKSAPSGSKGAQLRKHIDATLGSGNLREAVKLPTGEDLNEWLAVNTVDFFNQVNLLFGTLTEFCTDEHCQTMTAGPKYEYRWADGEKIKKPIEVSAPKYVELLMDWIEGQLDNESIFPQRLGAPFPPNFKDVVKTIFKRLFRVYAHIYHTHFQKIVSLKEEAHLNTCFKHFILFTCEFGLIERKELAPLQELIDSIIVPY from the exons ATGAGTCTCTTCGGCCTGGGCAG AAACCAGAGGACATTCCGTCCAAAAAAGAGCGCACCCTCAGGGAGTAAG GGGGCACAACTCAGAAAGCACATTGATGCCACCCTAGGCAGTGGAAATCTGCGGGAGGCAGTAAAACTTCCTACGGGGGAGGATTTAAATGAGTGGCTGGCTGTTAACA CTGTTGATTTCTTCAACCAAGTAAATTTGCTATTTGGTACCCTCACAGAGTTCTGTACCGACGAGCATTGTCAAACGATGACCGCAGGCCCCAA ATACGAGTATAGATGGGCAGAtggggaaaaaataaagaaaccgATTGAGGTTTCTGCTCCAAAATATGTTGAGCTTTTAATGGACTGGATTGAAGGCCAGCTTGATAATGAATCCATCTTTCCTCAAAGGCTTG GGGCACCCTTTCCTCCCAATTTCAAGGATGTTGTGAAGACAATTTTCAAAAGATTGTTCCGTGTATATGCCCACATCTATCACACTCATTTCCAAAAAATTGTAAGCCTCAAGGAGGAGGCCCATCTAAATACATGCTTTAAGCATTTCATACTATTTACTTGT GAATTTGGGCTAATTGAAAGAAAGGAGCTGGCTCCACTTCAAGAGCTCATAGATTCCATCATTGTTCCTTACTAG